In the genome of Synergistales bacterium, one region contains:
- a CDS encoding single-stranded DNA-binding protein, giving the protein MNSVRLVGALHFVKGAQHQENRLGDYLRFSLKQDSMDNRGNPRHDFIMVRVYDEELKEWLETQKEGTPLRLEGQIKTSVGSGEMYVLGENIEKEE; this is encoded by the coding sequence ATGAATTCCGTTCGGCTTGTGGGAGCGCTGCACTTCGTCAAGGGCGCCCAGCACCAGGAGAACCGCCTCGGCGACTACCTCCGCTTCTCCCTCAAGCAGGACAGCATGGACAACCGGGGCAATCCGCGCCACGATTTCATTATGGTCCGTGTCTATGACGAGGAGCTCAAAGAGTGGCTGGAAACCCAGAAGGAGGGCACTCCACTCCGGCTTGAGGGACAGATCAAGACCTCTGTGGGAAGCGGAGAGATGTACGTTCTGGGCGAGAACATAGAAAAGGAAGAATAG
- a CDS encoding acylphosphatase, whose amino-acid sequence MDRIRRHLFLAGMVQGIGFRHTAVHKARELGVAGWVRNLADGRVELVIQGEPTAVYTMESWAERGPRMAVVQHVEAHDEKPSDELTGFDVRF is encoded by the coding sequence ATGGACAGGATACGTCGTCACCTCTTCCTGGCCGGTATGGTACAGGGAATCGGCTTCAGGCATACGGCAGTGCATAAGGCACGCGAGCTCGGGGTAGCAGGCTGGGTGCGCAACCTGGCGGACGGACGGGTGGAACTCGTTATCCAGGGCGAGCCCACCGCCGTGTATACCATGGAATCCTGGGCCGAGCGGGGGCCGCGTATGGCCGTAGTCCAGCACGTGGAAGCCCACGATGAAAAGCCTTCCGACGAACTGACCGGTTTTGATGTACGATTCTGA
- a CDS encoding PLP-dependent aminotransferase family protein, which yields MNFAWKNAWNRRTRQLRPSVIQEMMDLARQPGALSFTAGEPSGDLYPTCELRTCLDRTLAAHPESLGYPPIKGYIGLREWIADRMQRNSISRDRVDPEGILVTNGSQGSINQMAQLFLEEGDAIMLEDPSYPEAMTTFRRECADLLPVPMDEHGPLPEAMERHLHQKKVRFFYTIPTYQNPMGCSTSVERKKAILELARKHDFFIVEDDPYRDLCYEGTPPETYLHLAGNDDRVIYLGSLSKVLAPGIRCGWMAAPREVADKAVQLRLTLEIGMPEFLHRAVHELLTTTDFDGHLTALRDTYRSRRDALVAAVDRHLVPMGLSYPRPEGGFFLWATGERIGRDSMAFARFAAKEEKAAVVPGVIFNTDPDASAPAIRLSFAKASEDQTDEGMRRIAKALERFASA from the coding sequence ATGAATTTTGCATGGAAGAACGCCTGGAACCGACGGACGCGGCAGTTACGGCCCTCGGTAATCCAGGAGATGATGGACCTGGCGCGGCAGCCCGGCGCGCTCTCCTTCACCGCCGGCGAACCCTCCGGGGACCTCTACCCCACCTGCGAACTCCGGACCTGCCTGGACCGGACCCTGGCGGCCCACCCGGAGAGCCTGGGCTATCCGCCCATCAAGGGCTACATCGGCCTGCGGGAGTGGATCGCCGACAGGATGCAACGCAACAGCATCTCCCGGGACAGGGTAGACCCCGAGGGGATACTGGTGACCAACGGCTCCCAGGGCAGCATCAACCAGATGGCCCAGCTCTTCCTCGAAGAGGGGGACGCCATCATGCTGGAGGATCCCTCCTACCCGGAGGCCATGACCACCTTCCGGCGGGAATGCGCCGATCTGCTGCCGGTCCCCATGGACGAACACGGCCCGCTGCCGGAAGCCATGGAACGGCACCTGCACCAGAAGAAGGTGCGCTTTTTCTACACCATCCCCACCTACCAGAACCCCATGGGCTGCTCCACCAGTGTGGAGCGCAAGAAGGCCATCCTCGAACTGGCCCGGAAGCACGATTTCTTCATCGTCGAGGACGACCCCTACCGGGATCTCTGCTACGAGGGGACACCGCCGGAGACCTACCTGCACCTCGCCGGCAACGACGACCGGGTCATCTACCTGGGCAGCCTCTCCAAGGTGCTCGCCCCCGGTATCCGCTGCGGCTGGATGGCCGCCCCGCGGGAGGTGGCCGACAAGGCGGTGCAGCTGCGGCTGACCCTGGAGATCGGCATGCCCGAGTTCCTCCACCGCGCCGTCCACGAGCTGCTGACCACAACGGACTTCGACGGACATCTGACGGCACTCCGGGACACCTACCGCAGTCGCCGGGACGCCCTCGTCGCGGCCGTGGACAGGCACCTCGTTCCTATGGGCCTCTCCTACCCGCGGCCTGAAGGCGGTTTCTTCCTCTGGGCCACCGGGGAACGCATCGGCAGGGACAGCATGGCCTTCGCCCGCTTTGCGGCCAAAGAGGAGAAGGCCGCCGTCGTCCCCGGCGTGATCTTCAACACCGACCCCGACGCCTCAGCCCCGGCGATCCGGCTCTCCTTCGCCAAGGCCTCCGAAGACCAGACCGACGAAGGCATGCGCCGCATCGCCAAGGCCCTGGAACGCTTCGCCTCCGCCTAG
- a CDS encoding HD domain-containing protein, with amino-acid sequence MTPKEELQTEERRELGIPRTAAWFEGFVASYADPEGTLHPMMELKRKHSYRVAGFARRIAEGLEWEPRLRQLATAVGLLHDVGRFPQYATWQTFLDRKSVDHGEEGYRALTKGFPFGELCPEEKEELLAAVRYHNKKSLPDDLPEAYLPLARLIRDADKLDVFEVVGVHIDAGTIGELLPGIDREGPVSPAVADEVRATGQASYDNVSSLRDFLTVQLTWVYDLNYPPSFGILSERNSLRHLVRFLQPQPQVADLVASALDHVERASAQP; translated from the coding sequence ATGACACCGAAAGAGGAACTCCAGACGGAAGAACGGCGGGAACTGGGGATACCCCGCACGGCGGCGTGGTTCGAGGGCTTTGTGGCCTCCTATGCCGATCCGGAGGGAACGCTCCACCCCATGATGGAGCTGAAGCGCAAACACAGCTACCGGGTGGCCGGGTTCGCCAGGCGTATCGCCGAGGGGCTGGAATGGGAACCACGCCTGCGGCAGCTGGCGACCGCCGTGGGGCTTCTCCACGATGTGGGGCGCTTCCCCCAGTACGCCACCTGGCAGACCTTCCTGGACCGAAAGTCCGTGGACCACGGCGAGGAGGGCTATCGGGCGCTCACGAAAGGCTTCCCCTTCGGCGAACTCTGTCCGGAAGAGAAGGAAGAGCTGCTCGCCGCCGTGCGGTACCACAACAAGAAGAGCCTTCCCGACGATCTGCCGGAAGCGTATCTGCCGCTGGCCCGGCTGATCCGGGATGCCGACAAGCTGGATGTCTTCGAGGTGGTGGGTGTCCACATCGACGCGGGAACCATCGGAGAGCTGCTGCCCGGTATCGACAGGGAGGGCCCCGTCTCGCCCGCCGTGGCCGACGAGGTCCGGGCGACCGGCCAGGCCTCCTACGACAATGTCTCCAGTCTGCGGGACTTCCTCACCGTCCAGCTCACCTGGGTCTACGACCTGAACTATCCGCCCTCTTTTGGTATACTTTCGGAACGCAACTCGCTGCGCCACCTGGTGCGCTTTCTCCAGCCCCAGCCGCAGGTGGCGGACCTGGTGGCCAGTGCGCTGGACCACGTGGAACGCGCCTCGGCGCAACCGTGA